The following proteins are encoded in a genomic region of Ostrea edulis chromosome 7, xbOstEdul1.1, whole genome shotgun sequence:
- the LOC125654855 gene encoding NACHT and WD repeat domain-containing protein 2-like, whose product MYREYLQRFNENVSQNSSSGELSATVKLTQGIAKNDQNSKVETRVEVLQTNKNDANPSITKPISNQQRNSNDPSKENNQVEEIKIPVTRGQLTQDVLIRGTKLDSLTDFKVTISLTMAGKTRKRNHELSLKALGGDLTLHYPSTSKIVRIFTSSTFTDTKFERNAWMEKAYPRLKQYCRSRGYEFQVVDMRWGVRDEATDDHRGTELCLRELQLCQKLSTGPNFVSLLSHKYGYTSLPREIDIEEYEAIYNGTESEEDKGLLQKWYRRDDNSIPPMYVLQTISKLLPDYLAHDQEKKKSAKSQWWSESEALQKTLTETSQRVLGEQEAMKYVISITHLEVLKGILECKDPENQCLWFKRTIKDIENVEPSWQLSRFMECLGPEEKWQNTRKLLKHLKQNMENVLPMNNVHEYTIPWSEKGIDPSLPDHYLYLQEMNDNFEQLMISKIDQAIVKRELDDDEDPLFEECLQHLEFCKRKCQAFGREDELQKIKNYVQGASKYPYVVHASSGAGKTTIMAMAASQAKSWLTDSASIVIKFIGTTSESTDIIPFLQNLTQQMKRVKGEYAYKAEGDIKHISSEFHASLQGVKPGKMVVLFIDALDQFSVSNGARELFWLPRTLPDNVKLVVSTLEESKYGCFLKLKNIIKEDTNFLHVKPFTEGDVQQILNGWLQTDRRTLTHDQHQVLISAFNECPLALFLKLSYDKASTWMSYYTGDHILLQKTVRASINELFRRLEVLHGQVLTSKAFGYLTSARTGLSEAELEDILSCDDDVLNDVYMYWTPPIRRLPPLILVRLKASLEDKHYIVERNVDGVMVMYWYHRQFSEAAYDRYCHLQDRHTTHTGLADFFSGTWAQGNRKPYIDQHGNEHAADRQVAEQPFLTGDRYNTRKLNNLAFHRVMSGDLPKTKKECLCNFQFLIHRLKGTSVRQLLDDFEIAHEFFPNDKAISQIGHSLRLSESALLYDASLLVSQMLGRLPCNEDTKDFLQQCRESGIMYLNSNRCVLTQTGGQLEYALHGDDEDVMFLDMTQDGTKIVTGATSNIVKLWDVKKGKLIRSIEDLDKSVTNVNFVNKDNNILVRTTNKLLCLTTLGDILFNVSYENFSLYVIGGKGKSTLCIYKERHLQFFDLCQGDQTHSTTIQDGMLTDPRGYVNDYKVCYLMNLNYGTDALMALVDYNTKRFMLVDLNSKTTTQFCRVFDGDEEGDGMDIDAIAITKDNTHVIVSSALINDLILFDTKTLEKVRVIQGQRGDYSEKFQLSLDGEYLYFPSKENVVLYNLNTWERSAILRHSHDVYCVSSMDMKTFATICGDSGLWIWNATNTMVKGPVDGFIGTTVSYMTKLPNSYYVVTLVSHGKDFYIQVHDVIKKIKVRQAKIYNDHENGSGLRPRIIGLVTESTILMPTNSRKLKNVSLETMKPMIIYQGRTPKYPKVAILANNQEIATTTRGGSHIKIQCSVTGRTKCVIRTPDSISGKVETLNSGTHGSLLVVGHENSQHTHAIDVINRQTRYVISISSELGFPQISFELEISPDDTFVLFTDRKRPRGYRPGNTTKFISVVYDVDSRTAIDLFDRYQDVEDFVLKGKSDCSIFEAKILNDRQIVTSHDDGSLRVWDSKTGELVKRLLGHYTSTELFSAPGNPYFLSNAVMDREETFRIWSTDTFQCVTSFRHDTYQPKVLCLDGNRGFVTCESKPGRVIHWTLKGNPSHCTREEIHQTLFTGQVLNLATHLIEETDFEDDKDDQDDDEEIVSDEDDTDMDLVDEPETIKTGV is encoded by the exons ATCTGACTCTTCACTACCCCTCGACTTCCAAAATTGTCCGAATCTTCACTAGCAGTACCTTCACAG ATACTAAATTCGAGAGGAACGCCTGGATGGAGAAGGCATACCCTCGCCTCAAACAGTACTGCCGGTCTCGAGGATACGAGTTCCAGGTTGTGGACATGCGTTGGGGGGTTAGGGACGAAGCTACAGACGATCACAGGGGGACTGAGCTTTGTCTAAGAGAATTGCAGTTGTGCCAGAAACTATCCACTGGACCCAACTTTGTA TCGTTATTGTCACACAAATACGGCTACACTTCCTTACCAAGAGAAATTGATATAGAAGAATACGAGGCAATTTACAACGGAACAGAAAGCGAAGAAGATAAAGGACTTTTACAAAA ATGGTACAGGAGAGATGACAATTCCATACCCCCCATGTATGTCCTTCAAACGATTAGCAAATTACTACCAGACTACCTGGCACATGACCAAGAGAAAAAGAAATCCGCAAAAAGCCAGTGGTGGAGCGAAAGTGAGGCTCTGCAGAAAACCCTAACTGAAACATCCCAGAGAGTGTTAGGGGAGCAAGAGGCCATGAAATACGTGATATCAA tAACACACCTAGAGGTCTTGAAAGGGATTTTGGAGTGTAAAGACCCAGAAAACCAATGTTTGTGGTTTAAACGCACCATTAAGGACATCGAAAACGTGGAGCCCAGTTGGCAGTTGTCCAGATTCATGG AGTGCTTGGGTCCTGAAGAGAAATGGCAAAATACTCGTAAACTATTAAAACACCTAAAGCAAAACATGGAGAACGTTTTGCCTATGAATAATGTTCACGAATATACGATCCCGTGGTCTGAGAAAG GAATAGATCCCTCTTTACCAGACCATTATCTGTATCTGCaagaaatgaatgacaatttCGAACAGCTTATGATTTCCAAGATTGACCAGGCTATTGTCAAAAGAGAGCTAGATGATGATGAAGATCCGCTGTTTGAAGAATGTCTACAGCACCTCGAGTTCTGTAAAAGAAAATGTCAGGCATTTGGACGCGAAGACGAATTACAG aaaataaaaaactacGTACAAGGAGCAAGTAAATATCCATATGTTGTGCATGCATCTTCTGGTGCCGGAAAAACAACAATCATGGCCATGGCCGCTTCACAGGCAAAGTCATGGTTGACAGACAGTGCATCTATAGTGATAAA GTTTATTGGTACAACATCCGAGAGTACAGACATTATCCCATTTCTTCAAAATCTAACACAGCAGATGAAACGCGTCAAAGGGGAATACGCTTATAAGGCTGAG GGagatattaaacatatttcatcgGAATTCCACGCTAGCCTCCAAGGAGTCAAACCCGGTAAGATGGTGGTCTTATTTATTGACGCATTAGACCAGTTTTCGGTGTCTAATGGTGCTAGAGAGTTGTTTTGGCTTCCAAGAACTCTACCAGATAATGTGAAACTTGTGGTCTCCACTTTAGAGGAATCAAAGTATGGATGCTTTCTCAAACTGAAG AATATCATAAAAGAAGATACAAACTTTTTACATGTGAAACCATTTACGGAAGGTGATGTGCAACAGATTCTGAATGGCTGGTTACAAACTGACAGAAGAACATTGACGCATGATCAACATCAGGTCTTGATTTCAGCGTTTAATGAATGTCCTCTTGCGTTGTTTCTGAAACTGTCGTACGACAAAGCGTCCACCTGGATGTCATACTACACAGGGGACCACATTCTGCTGCAGAAAACCGTGCGTGCAAGTATCAATGAATTATTTAGGAGATTGGAGGTACTGCATGGCCAGGTGCTGACGTCCAAAGCTTTTGGATACTTAACTTCCG CTAGGACTGGACTCTCTGAAGCTGAACTAGAAGACATATTGTCATGTGATGATGACGTATTGAATGATGTTTATATGTATTGGACACCCCCTATCAGACGCTTGCCGCCTTTAATCCTAGTTAGACTGAAGGCATCATTAGAAGACAAACATTATATAG TTGAGAGGAATGTCGATGGGGTAATGGTGATGTACTGGTATCACAGGCAGTTTTCAGAAGCGGCCTATGATCGCTATTGTCATCTTCAAGATAGACATACAACTCACACAGGGTTGGCGGATTTTTTCAGTGGAACCTGGGCTCAAG GTAATAGAAAGCCATACATAGACCAACACGGTAATGAACACGCTGCGGACAGACAGGTAGCTGAACAGCCATTCCTAACTGGTGACCGCTACAATACACGCAAGCTCAATAACCTTGCATTTCACAGAGTCATGTCGGGAGATTTACCCAAAACCAAGAAAGAGTGCTTATGTAACTTTCAATTCCTGATACACCGACTGAAAGGAACTTCCGTTCG GCAACTTTTAGATGACTTTGAAATTGCGCATGAATTTTTCCCAAACGATAAAGCGATCAGCCAAATTGGACACTCGCTGAGACTCTCAGAAAGCGCACTACTTTACGACGCGAGTTTGCTGGTATCTCAGATGCTGGGACGTCTACCATGCAATGAG GATACAAAAGACTTTCTACAACAGTGCAGAGAATCTGGTATAATGTATCTTAACAGCAACAGGTGCGTGTTGACACAGACTGGAGGTCAGTTAGAGTACGCTCTTCACGGTGATGATGAGGATGTCAtgtttcttgatatgacacaaGATGGGACGAAGATAGTCACAG GTGCCACAAGTAACATCGTCAAGCTTTGGGATGTTAAAAAAGGAAAACTTATTCGAAGCATTGAGGATCTGGATAAATCAGTCACCAATGTTAACTTTGTGAACAAAGACAACAACATTCTGGTCAGAACAACAAACAAACTGCTATGTCTTACCACTCTCGGGGATATTCTATTCAACGTTTCATATGAAAATTTTTCACTATACGTAATTGGGGGGAAAGGGAAATCAACTCTCTGCATATACAAAGAGCGCCACCTTCAGTTCTTCGATCTTTGCCAAGGAGATCAGACTCATTCAACAACGATTCAAGATGGGATGCTTACTGATCCACGAGGATACGTAAATG ATTACAAGGTCTGTTACTTGATGAACCTCAACTACG GTACTGACGCATTAATGGCTTTAGTAGATTACAATACCAAGCGTTTTATGCTAGTTGACCTCAACTCCAAAACAACAACTCAGTTCTGTCGCGTATTTGATGGTGATGAGGAAGGAGATGGTATGGACATAGACGCCATTGCAATCACCAAGGACAACACACACGTGATTGTCTCCTCCGCGCTAATCAATGACCTCATTCTCTTTGATACCAAAACGTTAGAGAAAGTTCGGGTTATtcaag GACAGCGAGGAGATTATTCTGAAAAGTTCCAATTATCGCTTGACGGCGAATATCTTTATTTTCCTTCAAAAGAGAATGTCGTTCTTTACAACCTCAATACGTGGGAGAGAAGCGCAATCTTACGGCACTCGCATGATGTTTATTGTGTTTCTTCCATGGACATGAAAACGTTTGCCACGATATGTGGTGACAGTGGTCTTTGGATCTGGAATGCTACTAACACAATGGTTAAGGGTCCAGTAGATGGTTTCATCGGGACAACTGTCAG CTACATGACCAAGCTACCAAACAGTTACTATGTAGTGACACTTGTTAGTCATGGAAAGGATTTTTACATCCAAGTTCATGATGTtataaagaaaatcaaagttCGGCAAGCCAAAATTTACAACGATCACGAG AATGGATCTGGGCTTCGACCTCGGATTATTGGTCTTGTTACGGAAAGTACCATATTAATGCCTACAAATTcaagaaaattgaaaaatgtGAGTCTGGAGACAATGAAACCCATGATCATATACCAGGGTCGTACCCCGAAATACCCGAAAGTGGCCATACTTGCTAACAATCAAG AAATAGCCACGACAACAAGGGGAGGTTCTCACATCAAAATCCAGTGTTCTGTGACTGGGCGTACCAAATGTGTGATCAGGACACCAGATAGCATCTCAGGCAAAGTAGAGACACTAAAT AGTGGGACCCATGGAAGTCTATTAGTAGTCGGTCACGAAAATTCACAGCATACACATGCCATAGACGTCATCAATCGCCAAACACGTTATGTCATCAGCATTTCATCAGAACTTGGCTTTCCACAAATCTCCTTCGAACTTGAAATCTCACCCGATGACACGTTTGTACTGTTCACAGACCGGAAACGCCCGAGAGGATACCGCCCGGGAAATACGACAAAATTCATTTCTGTAGTCTACGATGTGGATTCCA GGACAGCAATTGATCTTTTTGACCGCTACCAGGATGTTGAGGACTTCGTTTTAAAAGGAAAGAGTGACTGTTCAATTTTCGAAGCCAAAATTCTTAACGATCGTCAAATCGTAACGTCACACGATGACGGTAGTCTGCGGGTGTGGGATAGCAAAACAG GAGAATTGGTGAAGAGATTATTAGGACACTACACCTCTACCGAATTATTTTCTGCTCCCGGAAATCCTTACTTTTTATCAAACGCTGTTATGGACAGAGAGGAAACCTTCCGAATATGGAGTACAGATACGTTTCAATGTGTGACATCATTCAGACACGATACTTAC CAACCAAAGGTATTATGTTTGGATGGTAACAGGGGTTTTGTTACGTGTGAGTCTAAACCTGGCAGAGTCATTCACTGGACCCTGAAAGGAAACCCTAGCCACTGCACCCGCGAGGAGATCCATCAGACCTTGTTCACAGGACAAG TTTTGAATCTGGCAACACATTTAATCGAGGAAACTGACTTTGAAGATGACAAGGATGATCAAGATGACGACGAAGAAATTGTGTCGGATGAAGATGATACTGATATGGATTTAGTTGACGAACCTGAAACCATAAAAACTGGCGTCTGA